Proteins from a genomic interval of Sulfurimonas sp. HSL3-2:
- a CDS encoding glutamate-1-semialdehyde 2,1-aminomutase has product MNYKKSFEINEKLHALVPGGSHTYSKGEDQFPYNSPRIMSHAKGAYTWDVDGNKFIDWAMGNRVFILGHAFDEVDNAVIDTIKRGTNYTRPGILEYETADYLINEHFDKFDMIKFGKNGSDVTTAAIKLARAYTGRKYVLVCGTHPFFSIHDWFIGSTDMNSGTLDTERQYTIKFFYNDRESVEKAFDQYKDQIAAIILEPVKNDSPYLDAQESDLHLETLIQKNNSSENNFLKYLREKADKEGSVLIFDEMISGMRFDTKGAHSLYGVYPDLSTFGKSIANGYSCSFLVGKKEIMELGGLKHKKERVFLLSQTHGSETTGFAATLATFKASKKYNVSNHVWNLGRKLKSDFNTLVNNEKVADYFKIIGFDANPQILCTKRTGEFWPELHTFFHDIVINEGVFIPWITITLSHTDEHLHITMDAIRKAIKTLKPIIENNEVEKLLVGDPVKPVFRKYN; this is encoded by the coding sequence ATGAATTACAAAAAATCTTTTGAAATAAATGAAAAACTACATGCCTTAGTACCGGGTGGTAGCCATACATATAGTAAGGGAGAAGATCAGTTTCCTTATAACTCGCCAAGAATTATGTCACATGCTAAAGGTGCTTATACATGGGATGTTGACGGTAATAAATTTATCGATTGGGCCATGGGAAACAGGGTTTTTATCTTAGGACATGCATTTGATGAGGTAGATAATGCTGTAATAGATACAATCAAAAGAGGCACGAACTATACAAGACCGGGAATTTTGGAATATGAAACAGCAGATTATTTAATTAACGAACATTTTGATAAATTTGATATGATTAAATTTGGTAAGAATGGTTCAGATGTTACTACGGCTGCCATAAAGTTGGCAAGAGCATACACTGGACGGAAATATGTTTTAGTTTGTGGCACGCATCCATTTTTTTCAATTCATGATTGGTTCATTGGTTCAACTGACATGAATAGTGGTACCTTAGACACAGAGCGACAGTACACTATTAAATTTTTCTATAATGATAGAGAAAGTGTAGAAAAAGCTTTTGATCAATATAAAGATCAAATCGCTGCTATTATTTTAGAACCTGTAAAAAATGATTCCCCTTATTTAGACGCACAAGAGAGTGACCTTCACTTAGAAACATTGATTCAAAAAAATAATTCTTCTGAAAATAACTTTTTGAAATATTTAAGAGAAAAAGCTGATAAAGAGGGTAGTGTTTTAATCTTTGATGAAATGATTTCAGGAATGAGGTTCGATACAAAAGGTGCACACTCTTTATATGGTGTTTATCCGGATCTGTCCACTTTTGGTAAGTCAATCGCGAATGGTTATTCATGTTCTTTCTTAGTTGGCAAGAAAGAGATTATGGAACTTGGTGGATTAAAACATAAAAAAGAAAGAGTCTTTTTACTATCGCAAACACATGGTTCGGAAACTACTGGATTTGCAGCAACACTGGCTACATTTAAAGCATCTAAGAAATATAATGTATCAAATCACGTGTGGAATCTTGGACGAAAACTGAAGAGTGATTTTAATACATTAGTAAATAATGAAAAGGTAGCCGATTATTTTAAAATAATCGGTTTTGATGCAAATCCTCAAATATTATGTACAAAGAGAACAGGTGAATTTTGGCCGGAACTACATACTTTTTTTCATGATATCGTTATTAATGAAGGTGTTTTTATTCCATGGATTACAATTACACTAAGTCATACGGATGAACATTTGCATATAACTATGGATGCTATACGTAAAGCGATCAAAACATTAAAGCCAATTATTGAAAACAATGAAGTAGAAAAATTATTAGTCGGTGATCCTGTTAAACCTGTATTTAGAAAGTATAATTAA
- a CDS encoding oxidoreductase: MLKDKVVVVTGGAGLIGKEFIKAIVNNNGIAIIADINEAIGIEAKNDLSNKLNTNRIDFIQLDITSKESLIKCIKYVNEKYGKIDALVNNAYPRNKNYGRNFFDVEYSDFVENIGLNLGGYFTTSQQFAHYFSNQKYGNIINISSIYGVIAPRFEIYENTAMSMPIEYAAIKAALIHLTKYMSKYFKGMNIRVNTLSPGGILNNQPKDFLEKYNSYASTKGMLDPSDLTGSLIFLLSDSSKYINGQNIIIDDGWCL; encoded by the coding sequence ATGTTAAAAGATAAAGTTGTTGTAGTGACAGGTGGTGCAGGATTAATCGGTAAAGAATTCATTAAAGCAATTGTAAACAATAATGGTATCGCGATAATCGCTGACATAAATGAAGCAATCGGTATAGAGGCAAAGAATGATTTATCAAATAAACTAAATACTAATAGAATAGATTTTATTCAACTTGATATTACTTCTAAAGAATCTTTAATAAAGTGTATAAAGTATGTAAATGAAAAATACGGGAAAATAGATGCCCTGGTGAATAATGCATATCCAAGAAATAAAAATTACGGTAGAAATTTTTTTGATGTGGAGTATAGTGATTTTGTAGAAAATATTGGCTTAAATTTAGGTGGTTATTTTACAACTTCACAACAGTTCGCACATTATTTTTCAAATCAAAAATATGGCAATATAATAAATATTAGTTCCATTTACGGTGTAATTGCTCCACGATTTGAAATATATGAAAATACAGCTATGAGTATGCCCATAGAATATGCAGCTATTAAAGCAGCACTTATTCATCTTACAAAATATATGAGCAAGTATTTTAAAGGTATGAATATACGAGTAAATACACTTAGCCCTGGCGGTATTTTAAATAATCAACCTAAAGATTTTTTAGAAAAGTATAATAGCTATGCTAGTACAAAAGGTATGTTGGATCCTAGTGATCTTACAGGAAGTTTGATCTTTTTACTTTCCGATTCAAGCAAGTATATAAATGGACAAAATATAATAATTGATGATGGATGGTGCTTGTGA
- a CDS encoding NTP transferase domain-containing protein, giving the protein MNKVAIILQARMNSTRRPYKIAALYKEKPLLYWQLQRIKKNKYVKDIIVATTDQDLDDVTEFIALQAGAKVFRGDVNDVMLRYINAAEEHDIEYIIRVCGDDPLVDPECIEYLCKEVMDSQYDVITASHNQGWLLGTSAEAFSLHSLKKAYKNSSQEEKEHVVIHFYNNQDTYKIHKIVPKNIFHEISLSVDYQEDVENVLDVLNFFGNIDFSHEELINGLKGNSIKLTHKRIDKYNI; this is encoded by the coding sequence ATGAATAAAGTTGCAATAATTCTACAAGCAAGAATGAACTCTACGAGAAGACCTTATAAAATTGCTGCTCTTTATAAAGAAAAGCCGTTATTGTATTGGCAATTACAAAGAATAAAGAAAAATAAATATGTCAAAGACATTATAGTTGCGACAACAGATCAGGACTTAGATGATGTAACAGAATTTATTGCTTTACAAGCTGGAGCAAAAGTTTTTAGAGGTGATGTTAATGATGTTATGTTAAGGTATATAAATGCTGCAGAAGAACATGATATAGAATATATTATTAGAGTGTGTGGCGATGATCCTTTAGTTGACCCTGAATGCATAGAATATCTTTGTAAAGAAGTGATGGATAGTCAGTATGATGTTATTACAGCTAGTCATAATCAAGGATGGTTATTGGGAACGTCGGCAGAAGCATTTTCTTTACACTCTCTCAAAAAAGCATATAAAAATTCTTCGCAAGAAGAAAAGGAGCATGTGGTAATTCATTTTTATAATAATCAAGATACTTATAAAATACATAAAATTGTTCCAAAAAATATTTTTCATGAAATTTCTTTGTCGGTAGATTATCAAGAAGATGTTGAAAATGTTTTAGATGTTTTGAACTTCTTTGGAAATATTGATTTCTCTCATGAAGAGTTGATAAATGGTTTAAAAGGCAATAGTATAAAACTTACTCATAAGAGAATAGATAAATATAATATATAA
- the kdsB gene encoding 3-deoxy-manno-octulosonate cytidylyltransferase → MNIISIIPARMGSSRFPGKPMADILGMPMIGHVYKRVKMSKTLSEVYVATCDKEIYDYVESIGGKAVMTSDCHERCSDRCAEAMLKIEKDTNQKCDIMVMVQGDEPLTFPEMIDEAVQPMLEDKNILITNLVADIDSLEAFENPNEVKVVMDKFSNAIYFSREPIPSRKKGVLDVPMKKQVCVIPFTRDFLLEYNQMEPTPLEIIESVDMMRIIENGMKVKMVPTQYITKAVDTQEDLDKVCSIMKKDTLKDIYI, encoded by the coding sequence ATGAATATAATATCAATAATACCTGCCAGAATGGGATCAAGCAGATTCCCTGGAAAACCAATGGCAGATATCTTAGGCATGCCGATGATCGGACATGTGTATAAACGAGTAAAAATGAGTAAAACTCTTAGTGAAGTCTATGTGGCGACTTGTGATAAAGAGATATATGATTATGTGGAGTCTATTGGCGGGAAAGCCGTGATGACAAGTGATTGTCATGAAAGATGCAGCGATAGATGTGCAGAAGCTATGCTTAAGATAGAAAAAGATACAAATCAAAAATGTGACATCATGGTAATGGTACAAGGTGATGAACCGTTAACATTTCCTGAGATGATAGATGAAGCTGTACAGCCCATGCTTGAAGATAAAAATATTTTGATAACAAACTTAGTAGCAGACATAGATTCACTTGAAGCTTTTGAAAATCCAAATGAAGTAAAAGTAGTTATGGATAAGTTTAGTAACGCTATATATTTTAGTAGAGAGCCGATTCCAAGTAGAAAAAAAGGTGTCCTTGATGTACCTATGAAAAAACAAGTATGTGTCATACCTTTCACTAGAGATTTTTTGCTTGAATATAACCAAATGGAACCAACACCTTTGGAAATTATTGAATCAGTAGACATGATGAGGATTATTGAAAATGGTATGAAAGTCAAAATGGTACCAACACAATACATTACCAAAGCAGTTGATACACAAGAAGATTTAGATAAAGTTTGTTCAATAATGAAGAAAGACACTTTAAAGGATATATATATATGA
- a CDS encoding N-acetylneuraminate synthase family protein, with protein MKVQLTKKKEIYNFSKPYIIAELGSNHNGDMKLARKLILEAKEAGADCVKFQSWSKNSIFARKKYEDNYFIADDYRDRTDYTLEEIVDAYSISEEELLAMKSFADEIGIDCTSTPFSKKEVDFLVDKMDTPFIKVASMDLNNYPFLEYLAKKNKPIIISTGLSELYEIDKAVHTIEKAGNNQIVILHCVSTYPPIDSDVNLNNIKTLMQTYPEYPIGFSDHTLGTAIPLASVALGACMIEKHFTLDKNMEGWDHKVSATKDEMKEIVDNSKRINEALGSFRITATESNEKKREFRRSIVLTREMKKGEVIQLDDIDYKRPGGGFDPEMTDFIVGRTVNKDLAFDHILAQEDIL; from the coding sequence ATGAAAGTGCAATTAACTAAAAAGAAAGAAATCTATAATTTTTCTAAGCCATATATAATAGCTGAGTTGGGTTCAAACCATAACGGTGATATGAAGTTGGCTAGAAAACTTATTCTTGAGGCTAAAGAAGCAGGGGCAGATTGTGTAAAGTTTCAAAGTTGGTCAAAAAATAGTATTTTTGCAAGAAAAAAATATGAAGACAACTACTTTATAGCCGATGACTATAGAGATAGAACAGACTATACTCTTGAAGAGATAGTTGATGCTTATTCTATTTCAGAGGAAGAGCTATTAGCGATGAAGAGTTTTGCAGATGAGATAGGTATAGATTGTACTTCGACACCATTTAGCAAGAAAGAAGTAGACTTCTTAGTTGACAAGATGGATACACCTTTTATAAAGGTCGCTTCTATGGATCTTAATAATTATCCATTTTTGGAGTATTTAGCTAAGAAAAATAAGCCCATAATTATTTCTACAGGATTAAGTGAACTTTATGAGATTGATAAGGCCGTACATACAATAGAAAAAGCGGGGAATAATCAAATAGTAATTTTACACTGTGTCTCGACTTACCCTCCAATCGACTCAGATGTGAATTTAAACAATATAAAAACATTAATGCAAACATACCCTGAGTATCCTATAGGGTTTTCAGATCATACACTAGGTACAGCTATACCATTAGCATCTGTAGCACTTGGTGCTTGTATGATAGAAAAACATTTCACACTTGATAAAAATATGGAAGGCTGGGATCATAAGGTCTCAGCAACAAAAGATGAGATGAAAGAGATAGTAGACAATTCAAAACGAATAAATGAAGCACTGGGTTCTTTTAGAATAACAGCAACGGAAAGCAATGAGAAAAAGAGAGAGTTCAGAAGAAGCATTGTATTGACTAGAGAGATGAAAAAAGGTGAAGTGATTCAACTCGACGATATAGATTACAAACGTCCTGGTGGAGGATTCGATCCTGAGATGACTGACTTTATAGTTGGAAGAACTGTGAATAAAGATCTGGCATTTGATCATATTCTGGCACAAGAGGATATTCTTTAA
- a CDS encoding oligosaccharide flippase family protein, with amino-acid sequence MKDSLKRRYAIKLLANIIVGIINAVIIALVPKALGPIAYGQFVYLQEFFMKIIGFLDMGSSIAFFTKLSAKHTRKELITFYFIYSFLVLCLVFSFIFIVDSTGYLNSLLPDISNTYVYMGLFFGFFTWLTQIFIKISDAYAFTVSVELIKIGHKLVTLLLLIYFIYMTIFDLKKYFVFHYIALGSFIFILIWFFIKNDLFNKSILSLNFGFKKVSKEFLDYCHPLFINTVITMCVGLFDIWLLQTIAGSKQMGFYGLAYSLAAMCFLFTSAMTPIITREFSKSYEQKDLEQMKRLFYRYIPMLYSIAAYFSVFISIESENVLSIFTDEKYKGAFLVLVIMAFYPIHQTYGQLSGSIFYATGQTKLLRNIALVVQPIGMLLTFVFVYTLDLGAVGLAYKMIIVQFIGIIVQLYFNSKFLKLDIKYFLWHQVYSVVFFILIAFISSKIISLTSPLYEFLISGFIYTLLVTIGAYIFPQVFATNREELRLNFSRLKNVIKK; translated from the coding sequence ATGAAAGATAGTTTAAAAAGACGATATGCTATTAAGCTATTGGCAAATATTATTGTCGGTATAATCAATGCAGTTATTATAGCATTGGTCCCAAAAGCCCTCGGTCCCATTGCATATGGACAGTTTGTTTATTTACAAGAATTTTTTATGAAAATTATAGGCTTTTTGGATATGGGTAGCTCTATAGCATTCTTTACAAAACTTTCTGCAAAACATACTAGAAAAGAATTGATAACATTTTATTTTATCTATTCTTTTTTGGTGTTATGTTTAGTTTTTAGTTTTATATTTATTGTTGATTCTACTGGTTATTTAAACTCTTTGTTACCTGATATTTCAAATACATATGTTTATATGGGATTGTTTTTTGGGTTTTTTACTTGGTTAACACAGATCTTCATCAAAATATCAGATGCTTATGCCTTCACAGTTTCTGTAGAACTAATTAAAATCGGACATAAACTTGTAACCTTATTATTACTTATATATTTTATCTATATGACTATATTTGATCTAAAAAAGTATTTTGTCTTTCATTATATTGCATTAGGTTCTTTTATATTTATACTTATATGGTTTTTTATAAAAAATGATTTGTTTAATAAAAGTATATTATCACTAAATTTTGGTTTTAAGAAAGTATCAAAAGAATTTTTAGATTATTGTCATCCATTATTTATAAATACAGTAATAACAATGTGTGTAGGTTTATTTGACATCTGGCTTTTACAAACCATAGCAGGAAGTAAGCAGATGGGATTTTATGGATTGGCATATAGTCTTGCTGCTATGTGTTTTTTATTTACGAGTGCTATGACACCTATTATTACAAGAGAGTTTAGTAAGTCTTATGAGCAAAAAGATTTAGAACAAATGAAAAGACTTTTTTATAGGTACATCCCTATGCTGTATAGTATAGCAGCTTACTTTTCAGTATTTATATCAATAGAAAGTGAAAATGTACTTAGTATATTTACAGATGAAAAGTATAAAGGAGCTTTTCTTGTACTTGTTATTATGGCGTTTTATCCTATTCATCAGACTTATGGACAATTAAGTGGAAGTATATTTTATGCGACAGGCCAAACGAAGCTTCTCAGAAATATAGCTTTAGTAGTACAGCCTATAGGTATGTTGTTGACTTTTGTATTTGTATATACTTTAGATCTTGGTGCAGTTGGTTTAGCATATAAGATGATTATAGTCCAGTTTATAGGAATAATTGTGCAGCTTTATTTTAATTCGAAGTTTTTAAAACTTGATATCAAATATTTTTTATGGCATCAAGTTTATTCAGTAGTTTTTTTTATATTGATAGCTTTTATTTCAAGTAAGATTATATCGCTTACATCTCCTTTATATGAGTTTTTAATATCAGGTTTTATATATACACTTTTAGTTACAATTGGCGCTTATATTTTCCCACAAGTTTTTGCGACAAATAGAGAAGAGTTAAGATTGAATTTTTCGAGGTTAAAAAATGTCATTAAAAAATAA
- a CDS encoding glycosyltransferase family A protein yields MNKKIAFLTTVFPMNINYLWDFFNSLKIQTFKQFDVIVVNDGFDYFEDIRSKYKDLNIIELKYSNTPAKNREFGINYCIDNKYDVLIFGDSDDYFSENRVEKLVELLSDCDIVVNDLSLFNENGVYEEKYISNRVENNAIIDIEFIKDKNIFGLSNTAINLNILGKVTFYEEIVAVDWYLFSTLLLKGNKAVFTNETETFYRQYSDNTVGLGQLSIEAVEKGKLIKQKHYEMLKKENAIYKNSYAVNSEKKNIKNPLWWEQI; encoded by the coding sequence ATGAATAAAAAAATAGCTTTTTTAACCACTGTTTTTCCCATGAATATAAATTACTTATGGGATTTTTTTAATTCATTGAAAATACAGACTTTTAAACAATTTGATGTTATTGTTGTGAACGATGGTTTTGATTATTTTGAAGACATAAGAAGTAAATATAAAGATCTTAATATTATTGAATTAAAATACTCAAATACACCGGCAAAAAATAGAGAATTTGGTATAAATTATTGTATTGACAATAAATATGATGTACTGATATTTGGTGATAGTGATGATTATTTTTCTGAAAATAGAGTTGAAAAATTAGTAGAATTGTTAAGTGACTGTGATATTGTAGTAAATGATTTGTCCTTATTTAATGAAAATGGTGTATATGAAGAAAAATATATCTCTAATAGAGTTGAGAATAATGCAATTATTGATATAGAATTTATAAAAGATAAAAATATTTTTGGTTTATCTAATACAGCTATTAATTTAAATATTTTGGGAAAAGTGACATTTTATGAGGAAATCGTTGCGGTTGATTGGTATCTGTTTTCAACTTTATTGCTTAAAGGGAATAAAGCTGTTTTTACAAATGAAACAGAAACTTTTTATAGACAATATTCGGATAATACTGTCGGTTTAGGGCAATTATCTATAGAAGCTGTAGAAAAAGGTAAGTTGATAAAACAAAAACATTATGAGATGTTAAAAAAAGAAAATGCTATTTATAAAAATTCATATGCTGTAAATAGTGAAAAAAAGAATATAAAAAATCCACTTTGGTGGGAACAAATATAA
- a CDS encoding nitrilase-related carbon-nitrogen hydrolase: MRLALVSLDQVWEDKQSNLTLCEEYIRKASNEKVDLIVFPEMTLTGFSNNINLTAEHKEDSTTIKLFSELSEKYSLAIVFGVVIQDGKKALNKSILIDTSGKVGGEYSKVHPFSFAGEDKYFNSGHQLCIVNFNHMKIGLSICYDLRFPELYSALAEKSDLVVNIANWPAKRIDHWNTLLKARAIENQVYMAGVNRVGKDANGLEYIESSSLFNANGELLEHKQIDNMKIYEVDKTWTKKFKEQFNTTDDRKIDFYKEIL, from the coding sequence ATGAGATTGGCTCTTGTATCACTTGACCAAGTTTGGGAAGATAAACAATCTAATTTGACATTGTGTGAAGAATATATTAGAAAAGCATCTAACGAAAAAGTAGATTTGATCGTTTTCCCGGAGATGACCTTAACCGGTTTCTCGAATAATATAAATTTGACAGCTGAACATAAAGAAGATAGTACTACTATAAAACTCTTTTCAGAACTTTCTGAAAAATATAGTCTGGCAATTGTTTTTGGTGTTGTAATACAAGATGGCAAAAAAGCATTAAATAAGTCTATATTAATTGATACATCTGGAAAAGTCGGCGGAGAGTATTCAAAAGTACATCCTTTTAGCTTTGCCGGAGAAGACAAGTACTTTAACTCAGGACATCAACTTTGTATAGTCAATTTTAATCACATGAAAATAGGCTTATCTATTTGCTATGACTTGAGATTTCCTGAGTTGTACAGTGCATTAGCTGAAAAAAGTGACTTAGTGGTTAATATTGCAAACTGGCCGGCTAAAAGAATTGACCATTGGAATACATTACTCAAAGCTAGAGCCATTGAAAATCAAGTCTATATGGCAGGAGTTAATAGAGTCGGTAAAGATGCAAATGGATTGGAATACATAGAGAGTAGTAGTTTATTTAATGCGAATGGTGAACTTTTAGAGCATAAGCAGATAGATAATATGAAGATATATGAAGTTGATAAAACCTGGACTAAAAAGTTTAAAGAACAGTTCAATACAACTGATGATAGGAAGATTGATTTTTATAAGGAAATACTTTAA
- a CDS encoding aldolase/citrate lyase family protein produces the protein MSLKNKLKNNELTLGSWITIGHPAVVDIMASAGFEWLVVDMEHTSIDLTTAHNLIATIQANGMKALVRVSKNEEVIIKRVLDMGADGIVVPMVKSRAEALEAIDYAKYPPIGKRGVGLFRAQKYGLGFDEYKKWVNEELVIIAQIEHYQAVDNIEEIITTDGIDGVIIGPYDLSGSMGFPGEYHRDDVKEGIAKVLRICKEKNVPSGFHVIESDPTKLQQRIDEGCTFLAYSLDFFFLGDSARSGMKNIKEGLNK, from the coding sequence ATGTCATTAAAAAATAAATTAAAAAATAATGAATTAACATTAGGTTCTTGGATAACAATAGGTCATCCAGCCGTAGTAGATATCATGGCAAGTGCAGGTTTTGAATGGTTAGTAGTAGATATGGAACATACCTCAATAGACCTGACAACGGCTCATAACCTTATAGCTACCATTCAGGCTAACGGCATGAAGGCATTGGTTAGAGTGAGTAAAAATGAAGAAGTAATCATCAAAAGAGTGCTTGATATGGGTGCAGATGGCATAGTAGTTCCTATGGTCAAGTCAAGAGCAGAAGCATTAGAAGCCATAGATTATGCAAAATATCCTCCTATCGGTAAAAGAGGGGTAGGCCTTTTTAGAGCACAAAAGTATGGTTTAGGTTTCGATGAATATAAGAAGTGGGTTAATGAAGAGCTTGTCATTATCGCTCAAATAGAACATTATCAAGCAGTAGATAATATAGAAGAGATTATTACAACCGATGGAATAGATGGAGTGATTATAGGGCCTTATGATCTATCGGGCTCTATGGGATTTCCTGGAGAATATCATAGAGATGATGTCAAAGAAGGTATAGCAAAAGTACTTAGAATATGTAAAGAAAAAAATGTACCGTCAGGTTTTCATGTTATAGAATCAGATCCGACAAAGTTGCAACAAAGAATAGATGAAGGGTGTACGTTTTTAGCATATAGTTTAGACTTTTTCTTTCTAGGCGATTCAGCACGAAGTGGAATGAAAAATATCAAAGAAGGATTAAATAAATGA
- a CDS encoding nucleotidyltransferase family protein, translated as MDYKKYCHKLSKLKTFDDILIALEQTGIGSLVVVDDDFILVGVITDGDIRRALLKKETDISSIINYYPEIWLDTQARQAGINHMKKIHRNILPILNQDKKVIDILCLDEISFDTVSNPVIIMAGGLGTRLHPLTKDTPKPMLPVNGKPILERIIEKLINQGFQQFYISINYLGEQIKEYFQDGAKWDVSIQYLEETKRLGTAGALYQLKNTISEPFIVMNGDIITDLNFRDLLDFRKTTNSLSTMCIYKQVHQVPFGVVEFDDLKKMVSIKEKPKNEYYVSMGIYAISPESLQYIPENEFYDMPTLFQNILDSDKFVNVYLFDGLWNDIGRVEDYKSANLLN; from the coding sequence ATGGACTATAAAAAGTACTGTCACAAACTATCTAAATTAAAGACATTTGATGATATTCTTATCGCCCTAGAACAAACAGGTATCGGTTCATTAGTTGTTGTGGACGATGATTTCATTTTAGTAGGTGTAATTACAGATGGTGATATTCGTCGTGCCCTTTTAAAAAAAGAGACAGATATTAGTAGTATTATTAACTATTATCCTGAAATTTGGCTGGATACTCAAGCTAGACAAGCAGGTATCAACCATATGAAAAAAATTCATAGAAATATTTTACCTATACTAAATCAAGATAAAAAAGTTATAGATATTTTATGTTTAGATGAAATTAGTTTTGATACGGTATCTAATCCTGTTATTATTATGGCTGGTGGATTGGGTACAAGACTCCATCCGCTGACTAAAGATACACCTAAACCTATGTTGCCGGTAAATGGTAAACCTATTTTAGAAAGAATAATAGAAAAACTTATCAATCAAGGTTTTCAGCAGTTTTATATTTCTATTAATTATCTTGGTGAACAGATAAAAGAGTACTTTCAAGATGGTGCAAAATGGGACGTTTCAATACAATATCTTGAGGAAACAAAGAGGTTAGGAACGGCGGGTGCACTTTACCAGTTAAAAAATACGATTTCAGAACCTTTTATTGTTATGAATGGAGATATTATAACGGATTTGAATTTTAGAGATCTATTAGATTTTAGAAAAACAACAAATAGTTTGTCTACTATGTGTATCTATAAACAGGTTCATCAAGTTCCATTCGGAGTTGTTGAGTTTGATGATCTTAAAAAAATGGTTTCGATTAAAGAAAAACCAAAAAATGAATACTATGTGAGTATGGGGATTTATGCTATTTCTCCTGAATCACTTCAGTATATCCCTGAAAATGAATTCTATGATATGCCTACATTATTTCAAAATATATTAGATAGTGATAAATTTGTTAATGTATATTTGTTTGATGGATTATGGAATGATATAGGCCGAGTTGAAGATTATAAATCTGCTAACTTATTAAATTGA
- a CDS encoding class I SAM-dependent methyltransferase yields MKENDIRPSDLFQKYIDLGVEDIKQFFLNALLKPINCPACNKKGVFAFNKLGFYYEECSECKTLYVSPRPEKKAFELYYSDSKSSQFWANEFYKETEKERREQVWKPKAKLVLDVIKSLNDIQSVVDIGGGYGIFIEELKKLDNNLDLLVIEPSTQLANVCKAKELNVKCCFFEEVNTDELPYAKTLYTSFELFEHLYDPKVFLEKLFSSMKSNDVFLFTTLNGMGVDIQTLWEKSKSVSPPHHLNFFNPKSIEKLLVEVGFEVLEISTPGKLDIDIMNNNILDIKDRFWKNFLEQSSESEKANMQKFISEHLLSSHMMILCKKRG; encoded by the coding sequence ATGAAAGAAAATGATATTCGCCCAAGTGATCTATTTCAGAAATATATAGATCTTGGGGTTGAAGATATAAAACAATTTTTTTTAAATGCATTATTAAAGCCAATTAATTGCCCGGCATGTAATAAAAAAGGTGTATTTGCTTTTAATAAATTAGGATTTTATTATGAAGAATGTTCAGAATGCAAAACATTGTATGTAAGCCCTAGACCTGAAAAAAAAGCATTTGAACTATATTATAGTGATTCTAAATCAAGTCAATTTTGGGCAAATGAATTTTATAAAGAAACAGAAAAAGAGCGTAGAGAACAAGTTTGGAAGCCCAAGGCAAAACTTGTATTAGATGTTATTAAGTCTTTAAATGATATTCAATCTGTTGTTGATATCGGAGGCGGATATGGGATTTTTATAGAAGAATTAAAAAAGCTTGATAATAATCTTGATCTATTAGTAATAGAGCCTTCAACACAATTGGCTAATGTATGTAAAGCTAAAGAGTTAAACGTAAAGTGTTGTTTTTTTGAAGAAGTAAACACTGATGAGTTACCATATGCAAAAACTCTTTATACAAGTTTTGAACTATTTGAACATTTATATGATCCAAAAGTTTTTCTTGAAAAATTATTTTCTTCAATGAAGTCTAATGATGTCTTTTTGTTTACTACTTTAAATGGAATGGGCGTAGATATTCAAACTTTATGGGAAAAGTCTAAATCTGTATCCCCTCCTCATCATCTTAATTTTTTTAATCCTAAATCAATAGAAAAGTTATTAGTAGAAGTTGGTTTTGAAGTTTTAGAGATATCTACACCAGGAAAGTTAGATATAGATATTATGAATAATAATATATTAGATATTAAAGATAGATTTTGGAAAAATTTTTTAGAACAATCCTCAGAGTCTGAAAAAGCCAATATGCAAAAATTTATTTCTGAACATTTATTAAGTTCGCATATGATGATTTTATGTAAAAAAAGAGGATAA